A region from the Bradyrhizobium erythrophlei genome encodes:
- a CDS encoding Dps family protein — MTDTAEARKSAALKTPSDVGKNATRDIPAALRALLADAFALYLKTKNFHWHMSGPHFRDYHLLLDEQGEQIFAMTDDIAERARKIGGTSLRSIGHINRLQRLLDNDAEFVTAEDMLAELRDDNKQFTKYLRETHALCDEYEDVATASLIENWIDESERRTWFLFEATRR; from the coding sequence ATGACCGATACCGCCGAAGCCCGAAAATCCGCCGCCCTGAAAACACCGTCGGATGTCGGCAAGAACGCGACGCGGGACATTCCCGCGGCCCTGCGCGCCCTGCTCGCGGACGCCTTCGCGCTCTACCTCAAGACCAAGAACTTTCACTGGCATATGTCGGGACCGCATTTCCGCGATTACCATCTGCTGCTCGACGAGCAGGGCGAGCAGATCTTCGCGATGACGGACGATATCGCCGAGCGCGCGCGCAAGATCGGCGGGACGAGCTTGCGTTCGATCGGCCACATCAACCGCCTGCAGCGCCTCCTCGATAACGATGCCGAGTTTGTCACGGCCGAAGACATGCTCGCGGAACTACGTGACGACAACAAGCAATTCACCAAATACCTTCGTGAAACCCACGCACTTTGCGACGAATATGAGGATGTCGCGACCGCGAGCCTGATCGAGAACTGGATCGACGAATCCGAGCGCCGCACCTGGTTTCTGTTCGAAGCCACGCGCCGGTGA
- a CDS encoding threonine/serine ThrE exporter family protein: MANAEMSNNGGGPDQGSVVVGRQAQVASAEQLALLPHVAKLLLENGQSTEKIVTASGRLADAMGFRATVFPHWGELTIRIDDASVPRYEIVGCAPLGVDMRKVAAATDVIDEVCDGRLDAETARSALDTIARFPPVSLTRFALLAAAGAAALGVIFGAAHLLSLALIAVSAGAGACLRRWLSGMGHNPFVQPLCAALLAGTIGAVAARLQFSSSLRLVAVCPCMILVPGPHLLNGTIDLARARIGLGASRLAYAGLIILMICTGLLSGLWLGGVGLPVSAPSQPVPFGYDVIAAGVAVAAYGTFFAMPWRMLPIPIAIGMFAHASRWAMISFAGVGAATGALAACLVVGIIVTPLADRMRLPFAAFAFASVVSLIPGGFLFRMAGGLVDLLSLGNKASFDVLRTTIADGTTAILVMLAMAFGLIVPKMCIEFLYPDLAKSGSGGRR; encoded by the coding sequence GTGGCCAACGCAGAGATGTCCAACAACGGCGGTGGTCCGGACCAGGGCTCGGTGGTCGTTGGGCGGCAGGCGCAGGTGGCGTCGGCGGAACAGCTGGCCCTGCTACCGCACGTCGCCAAGCTGCTGCTCGAAAACGGTCAATCCACTGAGAAAATCGTAACCGCCAGCGGCCGGCTTGCCGACGCCATGGGATTTCGCGCGACCGTCTTCCCGCACTGGGGCGAACTGACCATCCGCATCGACGATGCCAGCGTCCCGCGCTACGAAATCGTCGGCTGCGCGCCTTTGGGGGTGGATATGCGCAAAGTAGCCGCCGCGACCGACGTGATCGATGAGGTCTGCGACGGCCGCCTGGACGCGGAAACCGCGCGTTCGGCGCTCGATACGATTGCGCGATTTCCGCCGGTCTCGCTGACGCGCTTTGCGCTGCTGGCGGCGGCCGGCGCGGCGGCACTCGGCGTCATTTTCGGGGCGGCTCACCTGTTGAGCCTGGCGCTGATCGCGGTCAGCGCTGGCGCTGGGGCTTGCCTTCGTCGGTGGTTGTCGGGAATGGGCCACAATCCGTTTGTTCAGCCCCTCTGCGCGGCGCTGCTCGCCGGCACCATCGGCGCGGTCGCCGCCCGGTTGCAGTTCAGCTCCAGCCTGCGTCTCGTTGCGGTCTGTCCCTGCATGATCCTGGTGCCCGGTCCCCATCTCCTGAATGGCACGATCGATCTGGCGCGGGCGCGGATCGGGTTGGGCGCTTCGCGACTCGCTTATGCAGGCTTGATCATCCTCATGATCTGCACAGGCCTTTTGAGCGGCCTGTGGCTCGGCGGCGTGGGCCTGCCGGTCTCGGCGCCGTCGCAGCCGGTGCCGTTCGGCTATGACGTGATCGCGGCGGGTGTCGCGGTCGCGGCCTACGGAACGTTCTTTGCGATGCCGTGGCGGATGCTGCCGATTCCGATCGCGATCGGAATGTTCGCGCACGCGTCACGCTGGGCCATGATATCGTTTGCAGGCGTGGGTGCCGCGACCGGGGCGCTCGCTGCCTGTCTCGTGGTCGGAATTATCGTAACGCCGCTTGCCGATCGAATGCGGCTGCCTTTCGCGGCGTTTGCCTTCGCATCCGTCGTCTCGCTGATCCCGGGGGGATTCCTGTTCCGGATGGCTGGCGGGCTGGTCGATCTGCTCTCGCTCGGCAACAAGGCGTCGTTTGACGTGCTGCGCACGACGATCGCCGATGGAACGACGGCGATCCTGGTCATGCTGGCTATGGCCTTCGGCCTGATCGTTCCGAAAATGTGCATCGAGTTCTTGTATCCCGATCTTGCCAAGTCCGGCTCTGGCGGCCGGCGGTAG
- a CDS encoding FdhF/YdeP family oxidoreductase: MSDRKAIRPYHQPAGGWGALKALSEHLVEQGVAIKGAATLSRMNQPQGFDCPGCAWPDPKHTSSFEFCENGGKAVAWEATAKRCTPEFFAAHSVTELSGWSDYELEMVGRLTHPMAYDAASDRYLPVSWDEAFAIVGRHLNALPDPNMAEFYTSGRTSNEAAFLYQLFVREYGTNNFPDCSNMCHEATSVGLPQSLGVGKGTVLLEDFDKTDCIFILGQNPGTNSPRMMTSLRNASRRGAAIISFNPFRERALERFQAPQSPIEMATLTSTQISSRLYQVRVGGDIAVLKGLMKVMVEADDTARASEQPEILDWDFIRGHTTGIEALADDLRATQWDAIERQSGLPRAEIEHAARVYMKAERAIIVYGMGITQHRRGACNVQQLANLALLRGHIGREGAGLCPVRGHSNVQGDRTVGITEVPGEEFLGRLEHRFGFKPPAADGHNVVTALEAMIRGEVKVFFAMGGNFAAAIPDWQTTQAALRSLDLTVHVSTKLNRSHLVHGRDAVILPCLGRTEIDIQATGPQSITVEDSMSMVHASAGRNTPASAHLLSEPAIVAGVARATLGARSVVDWDNLVADYDRIRDAIEDVFPIFQGYNARIRVPGGFHLTSTARERIWATPSGKANFLIFDGLGEDPQQNDPEALWLTTVRSHDQYNSTLYSMSDRYRGVYGQRDVVFLNEREMKRRGLAAGDRVDLVTLSTDGVERAVRNFSVVGYSFPDGCCAAYYPETNPLIPLYAHDPLSFTPSAKGVPIRIVRSGSPGEGDLDGEG, encoded by the coding sequence ATGTCCGACAGAAAAGCCATTCGTCCCTATCATCAACCGGCCGGCGGATGGGGGGCACTCAAGGCTTTGAGCGAACATCTTGTCGAACAGGGTGTTGCGATAAAGGGCGCGGCGACCCTGAGCCGCATGAATCAACCCCAAGGGTTCGACTGCCCCGGCTGCGCCTGGCCGGATCCGAAACACACATCATCGTTCGAGTTCTGCGAAAACGGCGGCAAGGCCGTCGCGTGGGAAGCGACCGCCAAGCGCTGCACACCGGAATTCTTCGCGGCACACAGCGTCACCGAGCTTTCCGGCTGGAGCGACTACGAACTCGAGATGGTGGGCCGTCTCACCCACCCGATGGCCTATGATGCTGCGTCGGACCGCTATCTTCCGGTCAGCTGGGACGAGGCCTTTGCGATCGTCGGCCGCCACCTGAACGCGCTTCCCGATCCGAACATGGCCGAGTTCTACACCTCCGGCCGCACCTCGAACGAGGCTGCGTTTCTCTACCAGCTCTTTGTGCGCGAATACGGCACCAATAATTTTCCCGACTGTTCGAACATGTGCCACGAGGCGACGAGTGTCGGCCTGCCGCAGTCGCTTGGCGTCGGCAAGGGAACCGTCCTGTTGGAGGATTTCGACAAGACCGACTGTATCTTCATTCTCGGGCAGAACCCGGGCACCAACAGCCCGCGCATGATGACCAGCCTGCGCAACGCCTCGCGCCGGGGTGCGGCCATCATCTCCTTCAATCCGTTCCGCGAGCGGGCTCTTGAACGGTTCCAGGCGCCCCAGAGCCCGATCGAGATGGCGACGCTGACCTCGACGCAGATCAGTTCCAGGCTTTACCAGGTGCGCGTGGGCGGCGACATCGCCGTGCTGAAGGGGCTGATGAAAGTCATGGTGGAAGCCGATGACACCGCGCGCGCCAGCGAACAGCCGGAGATCCTGGACTGGGATTTCATCCGGGGCCATACGACCGGGATCGAGGCCCTGGCCGACGATCTGCGGGCGACCCAGTGGGATGCGATCGAGCGCCAATCCGGACTACCCCGCGCGGAAATCGAACACGCCGCGCGCGTCTACATGAAGGCGGAGCGCGCGATCATCGTCTACGGCATGGGCATCACGCAGCATCGGCGTGGTGCGTGCAATGTGCAGCAGCTCGCCAATCTTGCTTTGCTGCGCGGCCATATCGGACGCGAGGGGGCCGGCCTCTGTCCGGTTCGCGGTCACTCGAACGTGCAGGGCGATCGCACGGTCGGAATTACCGAAGTGCCTGGCGAGGAGTTTCTCGGGAGGCTGGAGCACCGCTTCGGCTTCAAGCCTCCGGCGGCGGACGGCCACAACGTCGTCACCGCGCTTGAAGCGATGATCCGCGGCGAGGTGAAGGTATTCTTCGCCATGGGCGGCAATTTTGCGGCTGCGATACCGGATTGGCAAACGACGCAGGCGGCGTTGCGAAGTCTCGACCTGACGGTTCACGTTTCGACGAAGCTCAACCGCAGTCACCTCGTTCACGGGCGGGACGCCGTGATCCTGCCGTGTCTCGGACGCACCGAGATCGACATCCAGGCGACCGGTCCGCAGTCGATCACGGTCGAAGATTCAATGTCGATGGTGCATGCCTCCGCCGGCCGCAACACGCCCGCCTCAGCGCACCTTCTGAGCGAGCCTGCCATCGTCGCCGGCGTGGCGCGTGCGACGCTCGGTGCCCGCTCCGTCGTCGACTGGGACAATCTGGTTGCCGACTACGACCGCATCCGCGATGCGATCGAGGATGTGTTCCCGATCTTCCAGGGCTACAATGCGCGCATCCGGGTTCCCGGCGGATTCCATCTTACTTCGACGGCCCGCGAGCGCATCTGGGCGACACCGTCGGGAAAGGCGAATTTCCTGATCTTCGACGGTCTCGGCGAGGATCCCCAGCAGAATGATCCGGAGGCACTGTGGCTAACCACGGTGCGCAGCCACGACCAATACAACAGCACGCTCTATTCGATGTCAGATCGCTATCGCGGCGTCTACGGCCAGCGCGATGTGGTGTTTCTCAATGAGCGGGAAATGAAGCGGCGCGGACTGGCGGCCGGCGACCGTGTCGATCTGGTCACGCTGTCGACCGACGGAGTCGAGAGGGCGGTGCGCAACTTTAGCGTGGTCGGCTACTCGTTTCCGGACGGATGTTGCGCTGCCTACTATCCCGAGACCAATCCGCTGATTCCGCTTTATGCACACGATCCCTTGAGCTTCACGCCTTCCGCCAAAGGCGTACCTATCCGCATCGTGCGCTCCGGCTCGCCCGGTGAAGGCGATCTCGACGGCGAAGGATGA
- a CDS encoding catalase family peroxidase produces the protein MSDENKGRAVLGMVAGDAVQAVAPSSLIWPAAGPAPNGEAAEGAREVTAEQVVNALEGVYGVNRGKRRNHTKGFGALGSFVGAPEAAAYSRSALFSGHEIEVVARFSVAGGDPEASDSERSARGLGLEFRLPGGGLHHITMLHTPMFFATIPKTFLDKFLALKPAPATGKPDPEKIKAFLDAHPDNTSQFHFLETNNPPANYANCAFYGIHTFKFVNKDGKVTMVRWRFAPHDGERPLSDTDLKSAPRDFLEQAFLARIQQGPVRWDMLVTIGQPGDPEDDPTVLWPSDRKEVKAGTLTLFSAMPDEKAESYEISFDPLMMADGIEPTNDPVLLFRSPAYSVSYARRSRDL, from the coding sequence ATGTCCGATGAAAACAAGGGCCGAGCCGTCCTCGGCATGGTCGCGGGAGATGCGGTGCAGGCAGTCGCCCCGTCCTCGTTGATTTGGCCGGCTGCCGGGCCCGCGCCGAACGGCGAGGCTGCCGAAGGCGCGCGCGAAGTGACCGCTGAGCAGGTCGTGAATGCGCTGGAAGGCGTCTACGGTGTCAATCGAGGCAAGCGGCGAAACCATACCAAGGGGTTCGGCGCGCTCGGCAGTTTTGTCGGCGCGCCCGAGGCCGCGGCATATTCGCGCTCGGCGCTTTTTTCCGGGCATGAGATCGAGGTCGTCGCGCGATTTTCCGTGGCGGGCGGCGACCCCGAGGCATCCGACAGCGAAAGGAGCGCGAGAGGGTTGGGTCTGGAATTCCGGTTGCCGGGCGGCGGGCTGCACCACATCACGATGCTTCACACCCCGATGTTCTTTGCGACGATTCCCAAGACGTTCCTCGACAAATTCCTCGCGCTAAAGCCGGCTCCTGCGACCGGCAAACCCGACCCTGAAAAGATCAAGGCCTTCCTCGACGCCCACCCCGACAACACCTCGCAGTTTCATTTCCTCGAGACCAACAACCCACCGGCAAATTACGCCAACTGCGCGTTCTACGGCATTCACACGTTCAAGTTCGTCAACAAAGACGGCAAGGTCACCATGGTCCGGTGGCGCTTTGCACCCCATGACGGCGAAAGGCCGTTGTCCGACACAGATCTGAAGTCAGCGCCTCGTGACTTCCTTGAACAGGCATTTTTGGCGCGTATCCAGCAGGGCCCGGTGCGCTGGGACATGCTCGTGACCATCGGTCAACCCGGCGACCCAGAGGATGACCCGACGGTTCTATGGCCGAGCGATCGAAAGGAAGTGAAAGCCGGAACTTTGACGCTTTTTTCGGCAATGCCGGATGAAAAGGCCGAAAGCTACGAGATCAGCTTCGATCCGTTGATGATGGCCGACGGGATCGAGCCGACCAACGATCCGGTTCTGCTGTTCCGGTCGCCGGCTTATAGCGTCTCGTACGCCAGGCGATCACGCGATCTGTGA
- a CDS encoding response regulator transcription factor, with translation MKLLPLISIIDDDASIRAAIGNLLQSLGYVVHTFESAEEFLRSDHMDATACVVADVNMPAMSGVELLVHLRSRDQRVPFIFITAFPDERIRARAFSAGALGFLTKPFDRGHLIACLEQALRPGDGTADP, from the coding sequence ATGAAATTGCTTCCGTTGATATCAATCATCGACGACGATGCTTCCATTCGCGCCGCGATCGGCAATCTGCTGCAGTCGCTCGGCTACGTCGTGCATACCTTCGAGTCGGCAGAAGAGTTCCTGCGGTCGGATCATATGGACGCCACCGCCTGCGTGGTTGCGGACGTCAATATGCCGGCCATGAGCGGCGTCGAACTTCTGGTACATCTGCGCAGCCGGGATCAGCGCGTGCCGTTCATCTTCATAACGGCCTTCCCCGACGAACGCATCCGCGCGCGGGCATTCAGCGCCGGAGCGCTGGGATTTCTGACCAAGCCTTTCGACAGAGGGCATCTCATTGCGTGCCTGGAACAGGCCCTGCGGCCGGGCGATGGAACCGCCGACCCTTAG
- a CDS encoding response regulator transcription factor, which produces MTAHATSPRDLVGAPESIVFVVDDDDGVRRALANLFHSVGLNVQVFGSAAELLQSKLPDIASCLVLDIRLPGLSGLDLQNELAKANIHIPIIFVTGHGDIPMTVRAMKGGAIDFLTKPFRDQDLLDSVATAIERDRRRREQGKTISSLQTHFETLTQREREVLAMVAAGLMNKQIAAEIGVAEITVKVHRGRVMKKMGARSLADLVRMAEAIGIDRANP; this is translated from the coding sequence CTGACCGCACACGCCACGTCACCTCGTGACCTCGTAGGAGCACCGGAGTCGATTGTCTTCGTTGTCGACGACGACGACGGCGTGCGCCGGGCGCTCGCCAATCTCTTTCACTCGGTGGGCTTGAACGTACAGGTGTTCGGGTCCGCCGCCGAACTGCTCCAGAGTAAGCTTCCGGATATTGCCAGCTGCCTCGTGCTGGACATCAGATTGCCGGGGCTAAGCGGCCTGGACCTTCAGAACGAACTGGCCAAGGCCAACATCCATATTCCGATTATCTTTGTGACGGGCCACGGCGATATCCCGATGACGGTCAGGGCGATGAAGGGCGGGGCGATCGACTTCCTGACCAAGCCGTTTCGCGACCAGGATTTGCTCGATTCCGTGGCGACGGCGATCGAGCGGGACCGCAGAAGACGCGAACAAGGGAAGACTATCTCGAGCCTGCAAACCCATTTCGAAACCCTGACCCAACGCGAGCGCGAAGTGCTGGCGATGGTCGCCGCCGGGCTTATGAACAAGCAGATAGCAGCCGAGATTGGGGTCGCCGAGATTACCGTGAAGGTCCATCGTGGGCGCGTCATGAAGAAGATGGGCGCGAGGTCGCTGGCTGATTTGGTCAGGATGGCCGAGGCGATCGGAATCGACCGGGCGAATCCGTGA
- a CDS encoding oxalate decarboxylase family bicupin, whose protein sequence is MFSRRDVLAGSAAAAAMTASAARGATFGNPDEPPQGAVNAKGPGNLADPGPQNPAIGNQFPSAQFPPATDVGGLPMDWASFNNAPKRVQNGGWARQVTVEDFAISKEISGVDMRLTAGGIRELHWHQAAEWAIMTYGNCRVTVLDAQGRPYAADVSAGDLWYFPAGAPHSLQGLGPDGCEFVICFDDGHANEFNTLLVSDWFAHTPPEVLAKNFGVPAETFAKIPLHNLWIFQGTVPGDLAADRAAISRNAAAPPHPFVFPLGSSQPVRQSSAGDIRVADSSNFNVSTTVAAALVTVKPGGVREMHWHPNADEWQYYLKGKARMTVFDTGPNALTMDFNAGDIGYVRRNLGHYVENVGDTDLQFIGVFRAPRYEEVSLSNWLTHTPPALVAQHLNIDVATIAKWPDNGPGIMPKS, encoded by the coding sequence ATGTTCTCGAGACGAGACGTGCTGGCGGGTTCAGCCGCGGCAGCGGCAATGACGGCATCTGCGGCGCGAGGCGCCACCTTCGGCAACCCCGACGAGCCGCCGCAGGGCGCGGTCAATGCCAAGGGTCCGGGAAATCTGGCCGACCCCGGGCCGCAAAATCCCGCGATCGGCAATCAGTTTCCCTCCGCGCAGTTTCCACCGGCAACGGATGTCGGCGGCTTGCCGATGGACTGGGCGTCGTTCAACAACGCGCCCAAGCGCGTTCAGAACGGGGGCTGGGCACGTCAGGTCACGGTGGAAGATTTCGCGATTTCGAAGGAGATATCCGGCGTCGACATGCGCCTGACCGCCGGCGGCATCCGCGAGCTGCACTGGCATCAGGCCGCCGAGTGGGCGATCATGACGTATGGCAATTGCCGCGTGACGGTGCTCGATGCGCAAGGCCGGCCCTATGCTGCCGACGTGAGCGCGGGCGATCTCTGGTATTTTCCCGCCGGTGCGCCGCATTCGCTGCAAGGGCTCGGCCCGGACGGCTGCGAATTCGTCATTTGCTTCGACGACGGCCACGCCAACGAATTCAACACATTGCTGGTATCGGACTGGTTCGCGCATACGCCACCCGAGGTGCTGGCCAAGAATTTCGGCGTGCCCGCGGAGACATTCGCCAAGATTCCGCTGCACAATCTCTGGATCTTCCAGGGCACCGTGCCCGGCGACCTGGCCGCGGATCGGGCCGCCATCAGCAGGAACGCGGCCGCCCCGCCCCATCCGTTTGTTTTTCCGCTGGGATCTTCGCAACCAGTGAGGCAATCCAGCGCCGGGGACATACGCGTCGCCGACAGCAGCAACTTCAACGTCTCCACGACGGTGGCCGCAGCGCTGGTAACGGTTAAACCCGGCGGCGTGCGCGAGATGCATTGGCATCCCAATGCCGATGAATGGCAATATTACCTCAAGGGCAAGGCGCGCATGACGGTTTTCGACACCGGCCCGAACGCGTTGACAATGGACTTCAACGCCGGCGACATCGGCTATGTCAGGCGCAATCTCGGACATTACGTCGAGAATGTCGGCGATACCGACCTGCAGTTTATCGGCGTGTTCCGCGCGCCGCGCTACGAAGAGGTGTCGCTGTCCAACTGGCTGACGCATACGCCGCCGGCACTGGTGGCCCAGCATCTCAACATCGACGTAGCCACCATCGCGAAGTGGCCCGACAATGGCCCAGGCATCATGCCGAAATCGTGA
- a CDS encoding ATP-binding protein, whose translation MLRGQNENDAGASDLLVGPPEAATWSRPVLFSGQPIAGVAPWSSTISRYAIAVLAMAVALAASKAAVTFLHIEPFVSLFLCAIMVVAWFGGFGPGLLATVLGLLAFDYYLVPPIDAFTVDSKQLPRLALFLAVALFVNWLSASQRTATRSLRRSRNDLLAALEDQRRIEARLLHSEMYLAEAQRLSQTGSFGWNLATGELLWSEETFRIFQYDRTTKPDLASAIQRVHPEDRTLAQQTIDLASSDGRDFDHEFRLLMPDGAVKYIRALAHASRDESGNVRFVGAVMDVTATKKAEEELRQSEQRFRDFAETASDWFWETGPDHRLVSVSRKSTAVSGSIGMTIWEAACDVEEEPEKWRLHRDILNAHAAFRDFRFRSMKANGSPVYLAASGRPVFNSAGVFLGYRGVASDISATVRAEQAEAALQEAQANLAHATRVTTLGELAASIAHEVNQPLAAIMANAEACLRWLSSDSPNMDAARRSVEWIINDGSRAADVIGRVRALAAKKGGEKTRLDINEVVNEVRALVQRQLSDSRVSLRMELAPAALMVCADRVQLQQVIINLVMNGVEAMQSVSDRPHELTIRSQRDNVSQVLVTVEDRGVGISSAENADRMFDAFFTTKSNGLGLGLSICRSIIEAHGGRLSASGNAGQGATFQFTLPQCDEDT comes from the coding sequence ATGCTCCGGGGCCAGAATGAAAACGATGCGGGCGCGTCGGACCTGCTTGTCGGACCGCCAGAAGCGGCGACCTGGTCACGGCCCGTATTGTTCTCCGGACAACCGATCGCAGGCGTTGCGCCCTGGTCGTCCACGATCTCGCGCTATGCGATTGCGGTTTTGGCGATGGCCGTCGCACTGGCCGCCTCGAAAGCCGCGGTGACGTTCCTGCACATTGAACCGTTCGTATCCCTCTTCCTTTGCGCGATCATGGTCGTCGCCTGGTTCGGCGGTTTTGGCCCGGGATTGTTAGCGACGGTGCTCGGCTTGCTGGCTTTCGATTATTATCTGGTTCCCCCAATCGATGCGTTCACTGTCGATTCAAAGCAGCTGCCACGCTTGGCGCTGTTCCTGGCCGTGGCCCTGTTCGTGAATTGGCTAAGTGCGTCACAAAGAACCGCGACAAGGTCTCTGCGGCGCTCTCGCAACGATTTGCTGGCGGCGCTCGAAGACCAAAGGCGGATCGAGGCCAGGCTGCTGCATAGCGAAATGTATTTGGCCGAAGCCCAACGCCTGAGCCAGACCGGCAGTTTCGGCTGGAACCTCGCCACCGGCGAGCTCTTGTGGTCGGAGGAAACCTTTCGGATCTTCCAGTACGATCGAACGACAAAACCTGATCTCGCGTCTGCCATTCAACGCGTTCATCCCGAAGACAGGACTCTCGCGCAACAGACGATCGATCTTGCCTCCAGCGACGGCAGGGATTTCGATCATGAATTCAGATTGCTGATGCCGGATGGCGCGGTGAAGTATATTCGTGCCCTGGCTCACGCCTCGCGAGACGAATCCGGCAACGTCCGGTTTGTCGGAGCGGTGATGGATGTCACCGCGACCAAAAAGGCCGAGGAAGAGTTGCGGCAGAGCGAGCAGCGCTTCCGCGATTTTGCCGAGACGGCCTCGGACTGGTTCTGGGAAACCGGCCCGGACCATCGTCTCGTTAGTGTGTCCCGGAAATCCACCGCCGTCTCCGGTAGTATCGGTATGACGATATGGGAGGCGGCCTGCGACGTTGAGGAAGAACCGGAGAAGTGGCGGCTTCACCGCGACATCCTGAACGCGCATGCCGCCTTTCGCGACTTCAGGTTCAGGTCGATGAAGGCGAATGGCTCGCCGGTCTACCTTGCCGCCAGCGGCAGGCCCGTTTTCAATTCGGCCGGCGTTTTCCTCGGCTACCGGGGCGTCGCGAGCGACATATCGGCCACGGTTCGCGCAGAGCAGGCGGAGGCCGCCCTGCAAGAGGCGCAGGCCAACCTGGCGCATGCCACCCGTGTGACCACGCTCGGCGAGTTGGCGGCCTCGATCGCCCATGAGGTGAATCAGCCGCTCGCCGCGATCATGGCCAATGCCGAGGCCTGCCTGCGCTGGCTCAGCAGCGATAGCCCCAACATGGATGCGGCGCGCCGCTCTGTGGAATGGATCATCAACGACGGCAGTCGCGCCGCCGATGTGATCGGGCGCGTCCGGGCGCTGGCGGCCAAAAAAGGCGGCGAGAAGACAAGGCTCGACATCAATGAAGTTGTAAACGAGGTCCGAGCCCTGGTGCAGCGGCAGCTGTCCGATAGCCGGGTGTCGCTGCGGATGGAGCTTGCGCCGGCGGCATTGATGGTCTGCGCCGATCGGGTCCAGTTGCAGCAGGTCATCATCAATCTGGTGATGAACGGTGTCGAAGCGATGCAATCGGTGTCAGACCGGCCGCACGAGCTGACGATTCGGTCGCAGCGGGACAACGTGAGCCAGGTCTTGGTCACGGTCGAGGACCGTGGCGTCGGCATTTCCTCCGCCGAGAATGCGGACCGGATGTTTGATGCGTTCTTCACGACCAAGTCGAATGGCCTGGGTCTGGGGCTATCGATCTGCCGGTCGATCATCGAAGCCCATGGCGGGCGACTGTCTGCATCCGGCAACGCCGGCCAGGGAGCAACCTTTCAGTTCACGTTGCCGCAATGCGACGAAGATACCTAA